One genomic region from Anolis sagrei isolate rAnoSag1 chromosome 7, rAnoSag1.mat, whole genome shotgun sequence encodes:
- the CNNM3 gene encoding metal transporter CNNM3 → MVGSGSWLWLFCAGALAQALVGKGPQEPGATQERKGPQNLEAKGLQEGSSSHLKVLGFRLEEGASATGGLVKATPGATFRLRLYGTGLSNRTGPWVAFVATGDPCAVTSASEVRVHDIQPLGDHAALVTVKVAPLGARGEYRLCSPVGPTGHSWAPAAPGDAILVTEDEGGGGGGGPGGKVATLVLPAPLAPWLLGTLVALLLALLSLLRTLQLGTLWLDPAELYVLRDCGSESEREASKTLEPIRQRGTFVLCSLLLLSSVANAALAVLFYRAVGLLAPAILGVAGLVFLLAEVLPFAISSRWGLLLAPRGLWLTQLCMLLTFPISLPLSKVLELAFHHDTSTCLLREKILDMVRNSDPYNEFVREEFSKGALRNKTVEDVLTPLDQCFMLDANAVLDFNHMSTIMQSGYTRIPVYEEERTNLVDMLYVKDLALVDPDDCTPLSTIIKFYNHPLHFVFNDTKLDAVLEEFKRGKSHLAIVQKVNNEGEGDPFYEVMGLVTLEDVIEEIIKSEIMDESDDYRDNKLKKKPAPLGSLMDRRKEDFSLFKVSDNEYKVKISPQLLLATQRFLSREVDLFGPARISEKVLLHLLKHPSVNQEVKFDESNRLAADHYLYQRNQPVNYFILILQGRVEVEIGKEGLKFENGAFTYYGVSALTAPSSVHQSPVSTLRMNRRDQSSLDCTEATNYSAYCPDYTVRALTDLQFIKVTRLQYLNALMASRIQNSPQSPDNIELKIMPSSQTKLLNDKNAATGNSRSKLNLLEEEIQSSGV, encoded by the exons ATGGTGGGCAGTGGCAGCTGGCTGTGGCTCTTCTGCGCAGGCGCACTAGCACAGGCCTTGGTGGGCAAGGGCCCTCAGGAGCCAGGGGCCACTCAGGagaggaagggccctcagaaccTGGAGGCCAAGGGGCTGCAGGAAGGCAGCTCTTCCCACCTTAAGGTGCTGGGCTTCCGCTTGGAGGAAGGAGCCTCGGCCACTGGGGGCCTAGTCAAGGCCACCCCAGGGGCCACTTTCCGCCTGAGGCTCTATGGCACCGGCCTCAGCAACCGGACGGGCCCTTGGGTGGCCTTCGTGGCCACAGGAGACCCCTGTGCGGTCACTTCGGCCAGCGAGGTCCGCGTCCACGACATCCAACCACTTGGGGACCACGCTGCCTTGGTGACCGTCAAAGTGGCCCCGCTCGGCGCCAGGGGAGAGTACCGTCTCTGCAGCCCGGTCGGACCAACCGGTCACTCATGGGCTCCGGCCGCTCCGGGGGACGCGATCTTAGTCACCGAAGACGAAGGCGGCGGTGGTGGAGGTGGCCCCGGCGGGAAAGTGGCCACATTGGTCTTGCCCGCTCCCTTGGCGCCATGGCTTTTGGGCACCTTAGTGGCCCTACTCCTTGCTCTCTTGTCCCTTTTGCGGACTTTGCAACTCGGGACCTTGTGGCTGGACCCGGCAGAGCTCTACGTCCTTCGGGATTGTGGCTCCGAGTCCGAAAGAGAGGCCTCCAAGACGTTGGAGCCCATCCGGCAACGAGGGACCTTCGTGCTCTGCTCCTTGCTACTCCTAAGTTCTGTGGCCAATGCTGCCTTGGCGGTGCTTTTCTACCGCGCTGTGGGACTCCTAGCGCCCGCCATCCTAGGAGTAGCTGGCTTGGTCTTCCTCTTGGCGGAGGTGCTGCCCTTCGCCATCAGCTCGCGCTGGGGGCTCCTGCTGGCCCCGCGCGGCCTGTGGTTGACCCAGCTCTGCATGCTGTTGACGTTTCCCATCTCATTGCCCCTCAGCAAAGTGCTGGAGTTGGCTTTCCACCACGACACCAGCACCTGCCTCTTGCGGGAGAAGATCCTGGACATGGTACGCAACAGCGACCCATACAACGAGTTCGTGCGGGAGGAGTTCAGCAAAGGGGCCCTGCGGAACAAGACGGTGGAGGACGTCCTGACGCCGCTGGACCAGTGCTTCATGCTGGACGCCAACGCGGTGCTGGACTTCAACCACATGTCCACCATCATGCAAAGCGGCTACACCCGCATCCCCGTCTATGAGGAGGAGCGCACCAACCTGGTGGACATGCTCTACGTCAAGGACCTAGCCTTGGTGGACCCAGACGACTGCACCCCTCTCAGCACCATCATCAAGTTCTACAACCACCCGCTCCATTTCGTCTTCAATGACACCAAGCTGGACGCCGTGCTGGAGGAGTTCAAgcgag GGAAGTCCCACCTGGCCATTGTCCAGAAGGTCAACAACGAAGGTGAAGGGGACCCTTTCTACGAGGTCATGGGCCTGGTGACCCTGGAGGACGTCATTGAGGAGATCATCAAGTCGGAGATCATGGACGAGTCGGATGACTACA GGGACAACAAACTGAAGAAGAAGCCAGCCCCACTTGGGTCCTTGATGGATCGCAGGAAAGAAGACTTCTCTCTGTTCAAAGTGTCCGATAATGAATACAAGGTGAAAATCTCTCCACAGCTTCTCCTGGCGACGCAGCGCTTCTTATCCAGAG AGGTGGACCTCTTTGGCCCGGCCCGCATCTCGGAGAAGGTCCTCTTGCATTTGCTGAAGCATCCCAGCGTCAACCAAGAGGTCAAGTTCGACGAGAGCAACCGCCTGGCCGCCGACCACTATTTGTATCAGCGCAACCAGCCCGTCAACTACTTCATCCTCATCCTGCAG GGCAGGGTCGAAGTTGAGATCGGAAAAGAGGGGCTGAAGTTTGAGAACGGGGCCTTCACATATTACGGCGTCTCCGCACTGACGGCGCCTTCTTCCG TTCACCAATCCCCAGTATCCACCCTCCGAATGAACCGCCGCGATCAGTCCTCGCTGGACTGCACAGAAGCCACCAACTACTCCGCTTACTGTCCGGATTACACTGTCCGAGCCTTGACCGACCTGCAGTTCATCAAG GTGACCCGTCTGCAGTATCTCAATGCCCTGATGGCCTCCAGGATACAGAACTCCCCGCAGTCTCCGGACAACATCGAATTGAAAATCATGCCCAGCAGCCAGACGAAGCTCCTGAATGACAAAAACGCTGCAACAG GAAACAGTCGAAGCAAGCTCAACCTTCTGGAAGAGGAGATCCAGAGTTCAGGGGTCTGA